A stretch of Candidatus Bathyarchaeota archaeon DNA encodes these proteins:
- a CDS encoding molybdopterin molybdotransferase MoeA — MNVKDRRVMRIEEALKVFYRSINLARLDVETLPLKGALDRVTASDIAAPVDIPQFNLSAVDGYAVLASDTFGASPANPVILKIKEPRDGVYLSLRSGEAAYVSTGSPIPAGSDAVVMLEYTKKIEQDIIEVYKAVSPGEDVSWRGEDVRKGETVLREGVRLKPQDLGMLASMGFTSVNVYRRPVVGIISTGSELVPLGSERRFGRVIDVNSIILSAMTIDYGGEPLPLGIVEDDFEKLRSKIRIGLAKSDILVLTGGTSVGKADLTVGAIDSFGPPGIVVHGVAMRPGRPTALASIESKPVINLSGYPVAAMIGFYVFGKDLISRMLRTVDEPEPHVFAKVTRRIPSPPGIRSYVRVNVLRRGSDLIAEPVRSTGSGIISSMVRANGLLVIPEDVEGVDEGEVVEVVLMRSIRDL, encoded by the coding sequence ATGAACGTCAAGGATCGCCGAGTGATGAGAATTGAGGAGGCCCTAAAAGTTTTCTATCGATCAATAAATCTGGCCAGGCTTGATGTAGAGACCTTACCCCTAAAAGGTGCTTTGGATAGAGTCACAGCTTCAGATATAGCTGCTCCAGTAGATATCCCCCAATTCAACCTCTCAGCCGTTGATGGATATGCGGTGTTGGCAAGCGATACTTTCGGCGCTTCACCTGCAAACCCTGTTATTCTCAAGATCAAGGAGCCTCGTGATGGTGTTTACTTGAGTCTTAGAAGCGGTGAAGCCGCCTATGTATCGACAGGCTCCCCTATACCTGCGGGATCTGATGCTGTTGTTATGTTGGAATATACAAAAAAGATTGAGCAGGATATTATAGAAGTATATAAAGCGGTCTCTCCTGGGGAGGATGTTTCATGGAGAGGTGAGGACGTCAGGAAGGGTGAGACTGTTCTCAGGGAAGGAGTGAGGTTAAAACCACAAGACCTCGGCATGTTAGCTTCGATGGGCTTCACTTCGGTAAATGTTTACAGGAGGCCTGTCGTGGGAATAATCTCCACAGGGAGCGAACTAGTTCCTCTAGGATCTGAAAGGAGATTTGGGCGAGTAATAGATGTAAACAGTATAATCCTTTCTGCGATGACTATAGATTATGGTGGCGAGCCGCTTCCTCTGGGTATTGTGGAGGACGACTTCGAGAAGTTGAGGTCTAAGATAAGGATTGGGTTAGCTAAAAGCGACATCTTAGTTTTGACCGGTGGGACCTCTGTCGGGAAAGCAGATTTGACTGTGGGGGCTATAGACTCTTTCGGCCCACCAGGGATAGTTGTGCATGGAGTCGCTATGAGACCCGGTCGACCTACGGCACTTGCCTCGATTGAGAGCAAACCAGTTATTAACCTTTCAGGATATCCTGTTGCCGCCATGATAGGTTTCTATGTGTTCGGTAAAGACCTGATATCAAGAATGTTGAGGACAGTCGACGAGCCTGAACCTCATGTATTTGCGAAGGTGACTAGGAGAATACCTTCTCCGCCAGGCATCAGAAGCTATGTTCGGGTGAATGTCTTAAGAAGGGGCTCAGATCTCATTGCAGAGCCTGTTAGATCTACAGGCTCAGGGATAATCTCAAGTATGGTGAGGGCGAACGGTCTGCTTGTCATACCTGAAGATGTTGAAGGTGTAGATGAGGGTGAGGTGGTTGAGGTCGTATTGATGAGGTCTATACGGGATCTCTAA
- a CDS encoding aldehyde ferredoxin oxidoreductase family protein: protein MARWCLIVYGYVGKILRIDLTNSRFFVETLSEGVLKKYVGGSGLASRIIFDELDPFVDPLSPTNVLIFMTGPLTGTASPLCGRYCVCTKSPLTGIWAEAHSAGFWGPELKFSGYDGLVIVGRSEKPVYLSIIDGEVEIRDASKLWGKDTYTTEKMIRDDLGYGDVKVASIGQAGERGVLFASIINDLGRAAGRCGVGAVMGSKNLKAIAARGTKVRVLPAAKNEMLNEFLRRIYVTIRSHPTAQIYASFGTDGIMSMMHEYGDVPIKYFTRGHWPEGVNKICGEAMAKTILRRQWACYRCIIACGRHVRIKYSDEEIDGAGPEYETCASLGTLCMNDDLESIAVGNDLCNKYGLDTISTGSVIAFAMECYERGLITSEDTDGLTLKWGDSKAILELIHKIGMNTGFGSVLSRGVRGAAKKIGKGTEEFALHVKGLEIPMHDPRAFKGLGLQYATSHRGACHLRGLVYHIEQGERIPDLGIHKRYQRFTYEDKAFPVITVQNWHDVLDSLIMCKFAMIPPASVLAIFNMVTGWNMSLEELLKVGERTYNLKRAFNVMCGSGRSDDTLPKRFLEEPLKDGGCKGEVVELDLMLNSYYEMRGWDSNGIPTWRKLHELELDDVSSRLEPFRTDN, encoded by the coding sequence TTGGCTAGGTGGTGTCTGATAGTGTATGGTTACGTAGGTAAAATCCTTAGAATCGACTTGACTAATTCAAGATTTTTTGTTGAGACGCTGTCGGAGGGGGTGCTTAAGAAATATGTTGGGGGAAGCGGCTTGGCTTCAAGGATTATCTTCGATGAGTTAGATCCTTTTGTCGATCCCCTCTCTCCCACAAACGTTCTTATCTTCATGACCGGACCACTCACCGGAACAGCTTCCCCGCTGTGTGGCCGCTACTGCGTCTGCACAAAATCTCCACTCACAGGAATATGGGCTGAAGCACACTCGGCAGGCTTTTGGGGTCCTGAGCTTAAATTTTCAGGGTATGATGGACTAGTAATCGTCGGCAGGTCAGAGAAGCCTGTCTACCTATCTATTATTGACGGTGAAGTAGAGATCAGAGACGCATCCAAACTGTGGGGTAAAGACACATACACCACTGAGAAAATGATTAGGGATGACCTTGGATATGGCGACGTCAAGGTTGCGTCTATAGGCCAGGCAGGTGAGAGGGGAGTTCTTTTTGCTTCGATAATAAATGATCTCGGCCGGGCGGCTGGTAGGTGTGGTGTCGGTGCGGTGATGGGCTCTAAAAACCTGAAGGCTATAGCTGCTAGAGGGACCAAGGTCAGGGTTCTGCCAGCTGCAAAGAATGAGATGCTCAACGAGTTTCTACGAAGGATATACGTAACGATCAGGTCCCACCCCACCGCCCAGATATACGCATCATTCGGTACCGATGGAATAATGTCTATGATGCATGAGTATGGAGACGTCCCGATAAAATACTTCACAAGGGGGCATTGGCCAGAAGGTGTGAATAAGATATGTGGAGAAGCGATGGCTAAGACCATACTGAGGAGGCAGTGGGCTTGCTACCGGTGCATAATTGCTTGTGGTAGGCATGTCAGGATAAAATATTCTGACGAAGAGATAGATGGTGCGGGGCCAGAATATGAGACATGCGCATCGCTTGGGACGCTTTGTATGAATGATGACTTGGAAAGTATCGCCGTTGGAAATGACCTGTGCAACAAGTATGGATTGGACACGATCTCTACTGGAAGCGTAATTGCCTTTGCGATGGAATGTTATGAAAGAGGCTTGATTACAAGTGAAGATACAGACGGTCTGACCCTTAAATGGGGGGATAGCAAAGCAATACTGGAACTTATTCACAAGATAGGAATGAACACCGGATTTGGATCTGTACTATCAAGAGGGGTTAGAGGAGCAGCTAAGAAGATAGGTAAGGGCACAGAAGAGTTTGCGTTGCATGTCAAGGGGCTTGAGATACCTATGCATGATCCTAGGGCGTTTAAAGGTCTCGGCCTCCAGTACGCTACATCTCACAGGGGTGCATGCCACCTCAGAGGTCTCGTATACCATATCGAACAGGGTGAGAGAATACCTGACCTGGGCATACATAAAAGATATCAAAGATTCACATATGAAGATAAGGCATTCCCAGTCATCACTGTCCAGAACTGGCATGACGTATTAGACTCTCTGATAATGTGCAAGTTTGCGATGATCCCTCCAGCCTCTGTCCTAGCGATTTTCAACATGGTCACAGGATGGAACATGAGTCTTGAAGAACTCCTCAAGGTCGGGGAGAGAACATATAATCTGAAGCGAGCATTCAACGTGATGTGTGGCTCAGGGAGAAGTGATGACACTCTTCCAAAACGTTTCTTAGAGGAACCTCTCAAAGATGGAGGTTGCAAAGGTGAGGTTGTTGAGCTGGACTTGATGCTTAACAGTTATTATGAAATGAGAGGTTGGGATTCTAATGGGATCCCTACTTGGAGAAAGCTTCACGAGCTGGAATTGGATGATGTATCGTCAAGACTTGAGCCTTTCAGAACTGATAATTAA
- a CDS encoding class II aldolase/adducin family protein: METEESTLKRQIVRSMKILHRRGLMTGVGGNASARVEGSDEIWITPSGVYKPELKPSDLVKIDLDGRVVEGILKPSMEWHFHTAIYRRRADINAVLHTHSPFTTGLALADLKLRPITLEAATILADVPILPFRYPGTEELGRQVGEAILGRRALILQNHGVVAVGFDMIEALSTIEILEEVSIMTFIASQYGIIQEIPPDQIELIKKLYRI, encoded by the coding sequence ATGGAAACTGAAGAGAGTACTCTTAAGAGACAGATTGTTCGAAGCATGAAGATACTTCATAGAAGAGGCTTGATGACTGGTGTTGGAGGAAACGCCAGCGCACGGGTGGAGGGGTCAGATGAAATTTGGATAACACCCAGCGGAGTCTATAAGCCTGAATTGAAACCTTCGGATCTCGTAAAGATTGATCTAGATGGAAGAGTCGTTGAGGGGATTCTGAAACCTTCAATGGAGTGGCATTTCCACACCGCCATATATAGGAGGAGAGCAGACATAAACGCGGTCTTACATACGCATAGCCCCTTCACCACAGGCTTGGCACTGGCAGATTTGAAGTTGAGACCTATAACATTGGAGGCTGCAACAATCCTCGCCGATGTTCCAATTTTACCGTTTCGCTACCCAGGGACTGAAGAGTTGGGCAGACAAGTCGGTGAAGCTATTCTTGGAAGGAGGGCTCTGATACTACAGAATCACGGCGTCGTCGCGGTTGGTTTCGATATGATAGAGGCCCTATCCACAATAGAGATTCTGGAGGAGGTCTCCATAATGACCTTCATCGCAAGCCAGTATGGGATCATACAGGAGATACCGCCAGACCAAATAGAACTTATAAAGAAACTGTATAGAATATGA